DNA from Metabacillus flavus:
ACCACCCTGTTCTGGAAGAACTGAGGAATGAAATAACGATAACCGGCTCTTTTGATGAAATGTACATGCAGCATTCGAAGTTCGAGGATGTATATGAAGAAATCGCTTCTTTCCTGATCAAAGAGGCAGCCGATGGAGATGTCGTCTACACGGTCCCGGGACATCCGATGGTCGCTGAAAAAACGGTTCAGATTTTGCTTGAGGAATCGAAGCATCATCCATTCCAAGTCCGTGTCGCAGGAGGACAAAGCTTTTTGGATGCGACCTTCGCATCGCTGAACATTGATCCAATTGAAGGTTTTCAAATGATGGATGCCCTGACTCTTAAAAGAGGAGATTTGCAATTCACCCAGCATATCATTTTATGTCAGGTATATGATCAGATGGTGGCGTCTGAGGTCAAGCTCACCCTTATGGAAGAGCTGCCTTTTGATTATGAGGTTTACATCGTTACAGCTGCAGGAAGCAAGCAGGAAGAAATTCTTAAGGTTCCGCTATTTGAACTGGACCGGGTTTCCACTGTCTCCAACCTTACCAGCCTCTATATTCCGCCTGTTCAGGATGAAAAGCTCCTTTATCACCGGTTTGATGCTTTCAGGGGAATTATTGCCTCGCTGCGGGGACCAGGAGGATGTCCTTGGGATCAGAAGCAGACCTTCCAATCGCTGAAAAAGTATTTGATTGAAGAATGCTATGAGCTCCTGGATGCGATTGAGTCAGAGGACATCGACCATATGATTGAGGAAATGGGAGACGTGCTTCTTCAAGTTGTCCTGCAGGCACAGATTGGAGAAGACGAAGGACTTTTCTCTATCGATGAAGTCATCCGGACCATTTCTGAAAAAATGGTGCGGCGTCACCCTCATGTCTTTGGCAGCATAAAAGCCGATACGGCAGAAGAGGTGCTAATAAACTGGGAAGAAATTAAGAAAGCGGAAGGAAAAGCACCTGCAGAGTCATTGCTTGATTCCGTTCCCGGGGCTTTGCCGGCCCTTTCGAAGGCGTATCAGCTTCAGAAAAAGGCTGCAAAAGCAGGCTTTGACTGGGATAAGGCCGAGGATGCATGGCTTAAGGTAAAAGAAGAGATCCTGGAGTTTGAAGAAGAGCTTAAAGAAAATCCCGGTGAAGATAATAAAGCACTTCTTAAGGAATTCGGTGATGTCTTATTTGCACTTGTAAACATCGGAAGATTCCTGAAAATCGAACCTGAAGAAGCGCTGTCCTCAACAAATCAGAAATTCACCTCGCGTTTTCAATATATTGAAAAGAAAGCGAAAGATAATGGAGAAGTCCTCGAAGAATTGACGCTTGAAAAAATGGACAGCTACTGGGATGAAGCAAAAGGATTGGAATAGACAGAAAGAAGGGGTTTGAAATGAGACTAGATAAATTTCTGAAGGTATCCAGACTGATTAAACGCCGCACGCTGGCAAAGGAAGTTGCCGATCAGGGACGTATTGAAATCAATGGAACTGCCGCAAAGGCAAGCTCCAATGTAAAAGAAGGGGATGAAATGGTCATCCGCTTTGGCCAAAAGCGTGTGACCGTCCGCATCGACCATTTAAAAGAAACAACGAAAAAAGAAGCGGCAGCCGAAATGTACACAATTATTAAAGAAGAAAAACTAGGCGAGAACTGATTCTGCTTGACTGGGCTTGTTCTTTTTCTCCCGTTTTGCTCATAGATATAAGCAAAACGATATGAGAAGCGGGGGTACAGAGGATGAATTACT
Protein-coding regions in this window:
- the mazG gene encoding nucleoside triphosphate pyrophosphohydrolase, with product MNTIHIAGLGAGDINQLPLGIYRLLQSSNRVYTRTMDHPVLEELRNEITITGSFDEMYMQHSKFEDVYEEIASFLIKEAADGDVVYTVPGHPMVAEKTVQILLEESKHHPFQVRVAGGQSFLDATFASLNIDPIEGFQMMDALTLKRGDLQFTQHIILCQVYDQMVASEVKLTLMEELPFDYEVYIVTAAGSKQEEILKVPLFELDRVSTVSNLTSLYIPPVQDEKLLYHRFDAFRGIIASLRGPGGCPWDQKQTFQSLKKYLIEECYELLDAIESEDIDHMIEEMGDVLLQVVLQAQIGEDEGLFSIDEVIRTISEKMVRRHPHVFGSIKADTAEEVLINWEEIKKAEGKAPAESLLDSVPGALPALSKAYQLQKKAAKAGFDWDKAEDAWLKVKEEILEFEEELKENPGEDNKALLKEFGDVLFALVNIGRFLKIEPEEALSSTNQKFTSRFQYIEKKAKDNGEVLEELTLEKMDSYWDEAKGLE
- a CDS encoding RNA-binding S4 domain-containing protein, which gives rise to MRLDKFLKVSRLIKRRTLAKEVADQGRIEINGTAAKASSNVKEGDEMVIRFGQKRVTVRIDHLKETTKKEAAAEMYTIIKEEKLGEN